The Pyrus communis chromosome 12, drPyrComm1.1, whole genome shotgun sequence genomic sequence GCTCTTACAGTCCCTAATCTTTCACCTCATGTGTTTGGCTATGGAACATTCATTCATCTCCATAAACAATAAAGAAATAAGCTTGAACTTTGGGCCACATAGTGTTTGTAGGATATGCCTTAAATAAAAAAGGATATCAATGTTATCACCATCCGTCGAAAATTTGTTTGTCACTATAGATGTTGCATTTCATGAGACTGATATGTACTTTGCCAATCCCGGGTTTTCACTTTAGGGGGGAGAATTAGACAGAAGTTCAAACTCTTGATTATACTATTTTGGATATAGATATTGTGAATGATTTAGATTTAACTGGTGATGTCTTAGAAACCAATGGTGATCATTCACAAGAAAATATTGTTGTGAATGACTTGGAATTAAGTGGTAATACCTTGGAGACAAGTGGTGATCATTCACATGAAAACAATGTTGAAAACCTTAAAAGGGATGAGCCGATGCAAGAAACCTCACTACCATCCTCACCGCCCGACAACTCAGTGCCACCAGCCATCTCACAATCAGTCTCACCACCCTTGAGCCCCATACCTATAAACAATCGTCTTCGATCCCAGATGCACCATCTCCACATCGTTCCCTGACTATGTCAACCAAGGTATTCCTAAAATTATTTACGAAACTGATCACAGACTTGCAGAGATGAATGCATAGTAACTAGAAGATCACAGACTTGCCAGCTAGATGCAAATAAGTTTATACTATGAAGTACAAAGCTGATGAGACGGTGGATCGCTTTAAGGAAAGATTGGTGGCGAAATGGTACACTAAAAAAATATGGAATCGACTATACATATACATTTTCCCTTATGGCCAAGATCAACACAGTTCGTGTTTTATAAAGGTATGTCCCTTACAACCGTTCGACGTGAAAAATGTCTTCTTGCATGGAgatttaacaaaagaaatttatatggatCTTCCATCAAGATGAAAACGCTCCAGATAAGTACAAAAGAAAGGTGTGCAGGTTGAAGAAATCTTTGTATGGTTTGAAGCAGTCCCCTCGAGCATAGTTTGAAAGATTCACAAAGTCTTTGAGAACCTTTGGCTACAAACAAAGTAACTCGGATCATACTTTGTTTCTGAAAAACGAAATGGAAGCTAACTACACTCATTGTGTATGTAGATGACATGGTGGTAACAAGGAATGATTTGGAAGAGCGTGCGACCTTGCGAAGATACCTGTTTATAGAATTTACGATGAATGACCTTGGATCCCTGAAATATTTTCTAGGAATTGAGGTATCGAGAAGCAGTTCTGGAATTTTCTTGTCTTAAAGGAAGTATATATTATTGATTTACTGCATGAAACTGGCACGTCAGCTTGTCAGCCAGTAGCTACACCATTGGAGGAAGGGTTAAAGCTTAGTGTTGATCCTAATCTAGTACTAGTTGATGAAGAGAGATACCAAAGGTTAATAGGTCATTTAATGTACTTAGCACATACAAGACCAAACCTTGCTTATGCCTTGAGTGTTGTAAGTCAATACATGCACGACCTTGGAAAACAACATATGAATGCAGTAATGAGGATTTTGCGATATCTGAAGGGAAGTCCGGGCAAAGGAATTTTGTTTAAAAGGAATAACCATTTTAGAATTGAAAGTTATACTGATGTAGGTTCGGTCGATGATAGGCACTTAACATCAGGTTACTTGACATTTGTTGGAGGTAACTTGGTTACTTAGAGAAGTAAGCAACAGAATGTGGTTGCCCATTGTTGTGCAGACGCTGAATACAAAGGTATGACCTTGTGGATTTGTGATATTTTGTGGCTTAAACTTTTGTCAAGCGATTAGGTATAAAGCATGATCATCCCATGCAActattttgtgataataaagcTGCTCGTGACATTGCACATAATTCGGTACAACATGATAGGATAAAATATGTTAGAGTTGATCGATTCttcatttaagaaaaattagaagGGAAAATAAATGAGGTACCAACATAAGAACGGAAGATCAGTTAGCAGATATCCTTAAAAAGGCTATTTCAAGTCataagttttcaagttttttacaCGAGTTGGGCATGTGCAACATATATGCACTAACTTGAGAGTGTTAACTTTTTTATATTCCTATAATCTCAAGATTCTTAGTTAAGGATGATTTCATGTAAATTAGTTCTTTCCTTACTGATATGATTGTAtcatcttatatttttatttgttgaagAACAATTTTTGCTCAATTCGTTGATTACTAATTCCTTGCTATTAGTTTTCATCTGATTAATGAGATCAAACACTTTAACCAAATAAACAGAAAGAGAATCATCATCACTCATTCGTGGATATTCAAATTCATGCCAGAATCATCATCACTCATTCGTGGATATTCAAATTCATGCTTGAGTCCTTGAAGCTTGACTAACTTCACTTTTTATCACCATTGAACTCTTGCTTGAGGATGTCCCAAGCAGCCTTAGCAGTTTCTTTATTGGCATCCGAAGAAAATTTTGATCGGATACAACACCGTGGATGATTCCAAGTGCTCAAGCATCTTTGACTATGTTCTCTCTCAATAGCTTCTTTTCATCAGCGGAGAGGtctttatctttcttttctggcgatgtacccattcttaaccAAGTCCTAGAGCTCATGAGATCGGAAGATggttttcattttgatttgttaGAAATCGAAGTTATCCCTATTGAATATTGATGCCTCCAGTTCAGTCCCTCTAGATACAGCCATGTTAGACTCAAATCACTAGCTCAAGATTTTTGTTCTTGAACCAACGCCCagatttcaaatcaaaacaggCTCTGAGGCCATCTTAAAATTCAAACTCTGATTACCATAAATGTAATTCAAAATGTAAGCTATAATTCTCGTATGATgtgaaaaataaagaagaaagaatggatACACAGAGGGTTTGTCGCAGAGAGAATATAACTTTTGCAGCTAGGATTCTCATTCATCACACTGAACATATAAGCTCAACATCAGTACAAAAAGAATCGttggaggggagagagagagaactaacAAACTCAATCAACCTCAGCCTTCCATTGTATCTAGCCTATGAGCTAATGGCAAGTGTACCATTACATAGCTTACGAGTTAATAAAAGAACTCTCCGATAACATAATTACATGTGTAAAATCTGAATGCGGGATTGATATTCTCAACACTAACTTCTCCTAGTCCAGGCCAACTTCTTTGTATATGGTGACATGGTGATCGGGATTGCTATTTTGCATAAGGTAGCTAATGCGTTTATAAACAGCAGATTCTTTAAAAGTTGGGCTGCAATTGCCCTTGGCTCCAATACTACTAGAGGGACAATTTTACATATTTCTGCCAAATCCTTCTATTATTAAGTACGGCTGGTACCATTTCGATGTGTTTCGATTCTTCCGAACAAGAGAGGTTTGATGCTTTTGAATTCATTGTATTAATTCCACTTCCTACTCGCAGTATGCTCTTTATGATCTCGGCTCATGATATAGTGCCTGTATCAGAATTTGATGCTCTAGCATCACTTTTTCTACCACTGGATTTCCTCAACTCACTGGACAAACCTTCCATGCAAGTTGTCCAAGAAAGCTATGTGACTCAGAAAACGTTTGTGTTATATTAATGCTCCAAAGATTGTTGCTCTCAAGACCAAAACTGCAAGTTCCACCGTGCCAAATCCTACCCGCATCGAAGTTGTGTCCGTTCTCATTTGGAAATCCGCGATGGAAGCATCAAGATCAAACTTGAGTTTTGTAAGGCCATCCATCTGGTGTCAAATTGTGAACATAaggaatatatatattggtTCAGCCTTCGATAGAAGATTTATTGGGAAATGTTGTTGGTTATTTTGTAGTAAAGACAGAAGAAGTGATGAAGATCACGATGATATTCAAAACTTGGTTGCCAAGTAGAGGAAAGGCTTTGAGGAATTTAAGGTGCGTTATGCTAATGGAATAAGGGGAATGATGTATTTCAATTCTCTATGGAATTTGTTAAGTGCATCCAAAATGAGGATATGGACAGTTATTGTAACTCAAGTTGGTGCAGGATTCCTTTCCACTCAGCCAAGTTTGGAGGGGAAGACCATCATGGATGGACATCCCTAGTAACCGAGAAATGAAAAACATGATGACGTTGGTGGATGTAAGTGATTGCATCATCATAGAATTGTGCACGACTTTGAAAGAACAGAATATGGCCTCTTTCGAAACCAACCAGGaattgtttgcatatgcttcttGGAATACGAGTATCATCCTGTAACAATTAATACCAATCAGAAGTTATGTACGTACACTCCTCGACTATGAACATGTGTACAACTAAATTACAGACAGTCATAATAAGGTTTACAAGTTCAATTCAAACCAGGTAACGAGCCAATGAATCTCATTTTCTTTGGCACTGTAACCCTCTATTGTGTTATTCAATAAACACTGAtgtttttcaattatatatCTGAAATATGTTTCACCTATGTATATCTCAATATTTAtatctcttttttcttcctttttcaaaTGAGGTTTCTCTAGCAATTGTACACTTATTATTCTCtaataacatttttaaaacTTGTTAAACAATACAATTCGAGTAACACATTTTCCCTTTCTAGAAACCCAAATCCAGAGCCTCATCTCCAGCTTCAACTTTTAGCCACCGCCCCTTGCGTTTGCTCGGGGTAGGTGGCAACCTGCTACTTCCTCCTCTTTCTAGTCTTCTTCTTCCCTCATTTAccgttttcttctttttcctccccTCTCACTTCCTCTGCATCCATATCTTCCTCTCCTCTTTCCAGTCtcattcttttgttttattcatGATTCTCCCCGAGTTTATCTCAGTTCTTCCTTAATCGAGTCTCAACTATCCATTGAGCTTGTCTCAAGTTTGGGCTCCATGCCCCTTATCCGGCGTCTTTTGCCCACTTTTACTACtttatgtcttttaattttctgtCTTCTCTCTTCCTTAGTTATGATACTCCATCCTCATCCCACCATGTACTCAGATAGGCGGGCTCCGATCAAGAATTGGATACCAAATCCACTACCCTCCTTCACTTTCCTTTTCCCAACCGGCATGCCTATGTCGAATCCCTATCAAGGCCAAGTATTGGGTATTTTACATACCTCCTTAGCCTCACTCTCTACCCGTATGAtactttgtttgtatatatttgcaggGGTTTGTGAAGGGGACTTGGATCTGGTGTCTACTTTCTCGGGTCGAAGTTTGGCTTCCTCCGAAGATGTGACAGCAGCGACAATCTGGTTTATGCAGGTTGAGGTAAgggttcttttgtttttgcaacCTTTGGGCCTATGTTTGTGACGGCCTCCCGTTGTATCTTGGGCTGCAGCTGTCATTTTACTTGGACCATTAGTTACATAAGGAAAGGAAGTAAAAAATTGTGAAGTAAAACATTATTGTTTCCTAGTTACGGAAGGGTAAAAATGTCCAAGAAGCTAATTAGGCTTCGTATGAACTCTTGGCTAAAATCCAATCCACAGCAGGAGACTTTTTTCTTCCTCCATCTATGCTTAAAAAGGGTAATGTTACGAAAGTCGATTACTTGGCCAGCAAGGAAAAATTTCCTGATTTAGAACATATTTCTTGAAAATCTGTATAAATACTGATAAAAGGGTACAAACACATCATCGACCGAAAAAAAACCATAAGTTATCTCTCTCTCAACAATGGAAGCAGCTCCTCCATGCCCAGAAGAGGAAGCTTCAACAGAGTTGACTTTCTAGACGAAACAAGAAGAGAAAACCAGAGGCAGAGTGCCCGAATCCGAAACGCGAGAAACTAGCCTTGGATGATCATAACACCAACAAGAAGGGTGATCTAAGAAAAAAACAACTGCAATGTTTTCCCGCCTGAGCCCGCATGACGCTTGGGAAATCAAGAAAACCCTCCAAGCCAGCGATCTCCGAAACTTGCTGATCTTGGAAACAAATGTTGTCAAGAACCTCATTTTTTCTTGCTTGGCCAACAAGACTGCCCAAAGGGTCGAGACCAAAGCGGGCGCACAAGTCGTACGGTTCACGGCTGCAACACGTTTTCCAAGCATCGAAAGGAATCGCCGGCCAAGAGTTACGCTTTCGATGAAGATTGGAACCAAGAGTTTGTGAAGAGGAGGGAATTGAAAGAAGGTGATGAAATTGGACTTGGTTTGTACACACCTATACCCAGTGGCGAAGCTACATAGGGGCAAGGGCGGGCCATCGCTCCTCCGCTCGTTGGAAAACAAGCCCAGGAACGTCCCTTTGTTTCGGCCAGAAACTGGAAAGTATGGTGGTTTCTGACCTTTGCTGCTGTGCAGCACCCTCTGCGCGCAGCAAGGTTTgattcataaaagaaaaaatatttatttaagcAAAGCGACACTGTTTTATTGctttattaaaacaaaataataataaaaaaatattggagGACACCCAACCCAACCTGTTTTACTGCAGCAGGGTTTGGTTTCTGGCCTTTGCTGCTGTGCAGCGTTCCCATTAGCCATTACCCCATTTTCCATCAGAGCCCCAATTCCCAGCAATCACCAAAAGCCACGGTATTAGTCTGAACACCCAACCCAACCCGTTCCGTTGGCCCTTCCATTCCAACCGCCATGCCAACTTCCATTTCAGTCGTCATCCAGCCGCCACGCCATCCTTCCCAATTttaggtaaattttttatttttcaaatcctaattaactatttaatacgaatttttgtttaattagtaTTGAATCATAGGGTAATAAATTAATATGGTTATTGATTATTGATTGATTAACTGAATTATTGAATCAGTTTAATTGAATTGTTGGTTTGATTAGTTGTTAGTCATATTAGTATGGTCTGAGAGTCAAAGAGTTTTTTTTCCATCATACTGTTACTTAATAAAACGATACTACAAGAAAAAACAGTGCTAAATCCTTGCacgcttttgtttgttttaataagTTATGAAAAACAGTACTATATAAAAGGATTTGAATGtgccattttttttaacttggaTATTTTAAGTTCGCCCCTCCCCTGACATATTTTGACCTCGCCACTGCCCACACCTTCCAAATTCATGTTTACTTTCTCTGTACTTAAAGGGGCATGTCTGGTTCATGATCAAGAATAATTTTACCTTGCAACTAATTTCGGAATTAACTAGTTGTAACTAGTTAGTTACTTTCCCTTCTCCATTCGTCGTGACGTCGAGTTTATATAGCGACAGTGCTGTAATCAATTAGGTTAAATAGTTCTAAGTAATGACATTATGTTGAAATAGTATTTGTTGTTTAGATTTGGCAGATCTGTACGTATTCGAGTACTCTATATTCCTCCTGTAGCTCTACGCCTATTGTGATGTTTTAATCTTCCAAGTCTGCTTCgatttcctttctttgtccttttgattttattttatgatataACGATATGCTTTGGTTGAAGTGAGCACTTCACTATATATAGTACTAGTGGTCCATAGAATTATTTAAACactgttaattttgttttatattaatAACCTTTGTCAAACTCTTTTGTGAATACCCTTTTTTGCTACTTCATGACTTTGTAAAAACTTTCTAGAATGCACAATCGAGGAGCTTCTGTCTAAACCATCGCGTTAATATGTCATACCAGATCAATTTTAAGcacataataaattaaaatttccaaGAATATTTTGCCCCTTAAATGTGAatgacactttttttttttttttggacaaacaaAGTATAATTCATTAAAGAGAAAGCTAATACAAGGTAAGGTCAACACCAAAAAAGAGTCCAGAAAAGTCAAGCAAAAGCCCAACACCATAAACGAAAATTACAATGAAAAGTCCAGAAAAGCCAAGCAAAAGTTCAACACCATAAATGAAAATTACAATGAGAAGGGCCCAAAGTGAGCAGCCCATAGCAACAACCAAATCGAAAACCATAGACAGCCACCTCCACCAACACAGCCGCATCGCCACTGCGGATCCGTCACCATCACCCGGAAAAAGGGCCAAAGAACCAAAAGGATGAACGGAAAATGGGGGTAGGCAAGTTACCCGCGTTGGAAGCGCTCCCATAATCCTACCAAATAGtgcaaaaagcacttaaaattcTGCAAAGCAGCAAGGGTAGATGGTAGGAGATTCATGGTGAGAAGCGATGATTGGAGAAGAACAAggcaaagaaaacagatttgaGATAAACGCAGGGAATACTGAGACCAAGCTTAAAGCAACCTGAGACACAAAATGCTTAGACAGAAAGCAAACAAAAGCTAAAAGCATAAATAGATAAACTAAATCTCCAACCTTGGTGGCTTGGAGAGGGAAAAACTGTGGTGGAGCTGGAGGAAAAAGGGGAGATGGGAAAATCGGGAGGATAGACAACGAAAGAAGGGGAGCAAAAAAGGAAACAAGGGTGGAGAAaagggaagaggaagaagggCGAAAAAATAGGAAGAGATAGACAAAAGGGATGAAAATATAGGGTGGACGAATGAGGAAgataaaggaggaggaggaggggaggGCTAGGCTGCCGCCAACCACAAGCCTGAGCAAATAGGCCGACGGCAAAGGAGGTTTCAGAGGTTATGCGCTTTACTTTGGGGGAAAGAGATGGCACAGAGTCATAGGTGAAAAGCATCTGCAAACACCACTACTTTGAAGTCCTAAGGGGGTGTTTGTTTGACCGAATTAGGGGGGACTGGATTAGACTAGACTAATTGCTAGTGTAGTCTCATGTTTGGTTTGCACAAGGATTATGTTTAATGGGATTAGATGGGACTCGCTGGGATTAAAGACTTCGTTAGGAGTTCTTAGCCAAGAACCCCAATTTCGACCGGACTCGTAAGACCACCTGCAAGAGAAAACCTCGCTCTTCCTACAAAAGAGAGTCGTCGCCATCACTCCTGCTCCCTCCTTGCCCTTCTTCCTCATCCTCGTCCTCATCTCTACATCTTGCTTGCCCTCATCAGCATCCTGGTCACCCTCCACCTAAATCACCCCTCATCTTCCCCCGTTCGATCCCAGTCGAAGTAACCCTCTCTCTCCCCGTCTCTCAGTCTCTCTagttcttttgaattttttccatctgtttttttattttttttatttatttatggaatCTGGGTTTATTGAAAGGTGTTAATTTTAGAATTTAAGTTGAGTTTTTGCAGGTTGTATAATGTGATTTAGTTAAGGTTTATGTGTTAGAGTTTGTCAATCTGTTAAATTTTATGGACTGATTGGATTCTACCCATTGCGTTGACTATTTGATGGGTTTCAAGCAGATtgctatgtgtgtgtgtgtagtgtGCAATGTGCAATGTGCTCCAGGGCTCCAGGGACAATGACATCGAGAAAGAGCCCCTACTTGTAATTTCcagcgaagaagaagaagaaatagtcCCTGCTTGTAATttccgaagaagaagaagaagaaagtagtCCCTGTTTGGACCCAATTTGAGTTGTTTGTGCTAATTTGGTGTCGGATTTGTGAATTGcatgttgaaaattttattatccTACTTTTTAGTCCGACACTACACCAACCGCATCACTAAGTtaatccagcttagtctagtctaagtcaATCCAGCTTAATCTATGCAGCTAGTCTAGTCTGAGACAATCCGgtgcaaacaaacacaccctaaaTGTAAATGACACATAAAAGGTTAGAATATATCACAATTTGGTCACGGGTGACATTACACCACGATTCGTTCAGGGGTGGCATTAAAATCACGATTCGTGTACGGTACATATACTTGGTAGATTAAACCACACTCATCTAATTAACGACACATATAATAATGCAAGGGTAATATACAAACTGAGCTTCATTTCTCTTATTTCTCATCAAATATGACATGTAGATACATAGACCAAAAGTCCACTACAAACATACATAATTATGTTTCAAGTCTCCCACCAATCAATGTCTTGCTTACCGTAATAATATAGAATCACTCAAAATATAAGGTCCATAATAAACTCCAtaatttctccattttttttctcatatatatatatatatattactaatACTATAAGATATAGAGAactgttattgacactctaaaaatttcatttggcactcctcacaagtatatttttctttttaaatacagaaagtttggaatgcaaaatgagaattttagGAGTGTTAATTCTAAGATATAATATTAGAACTATAAGAGCTATATGTGACATTGACCTTAATTAAGTACTGCTCACCATATTCACATGCCAGCCCTCTCAAACCACAATATCGACATCTTCTTTTCCGCATTGGCCACCCTTGCCTATTTTTGCCAAAATAGGCGTCAAATCTCTAGGGTGCACGTTAACCCTGAGGCCATACTTCATGAACAATGTCAATGACATCTTCTGCTCAACCCGGTGGCCTGGCACCACCGCGAGCCTGTGCCTCAGCAGCACCGCTGCCGCGATTGACTTCATTTGCAAGTAAGCTAAATCCTTGCCTAAGCAAATTCTCGGACCGGCATTGAAAGATACAAATTTGTAAGAATCTTGTGCCTCCATTTTTTTGCCATCAGAAGACAACCACCTCTCCGGCTTAAACTCTAGGCAATCTTCACCCCAAATGAACTTCATGCGACTGATTGCGTAGATTGAATATGTGATTGAAGATCCGGCCGGTACAAAAGTCCCGCTCGGCAAAATGTCGTCGTTGATTGTCTGCTTGGAGTCTTGTGGAACGGAAGGGTAAAGCCTTAGGGTCTCGGACAATGCGGCCTTAAGGTATGTCAGTCGATCAACTTCTTCAAAGAACAAGGGCTCTTTCACCCACTTGGAAGTATCACTGCCACGTGTCTCCATCAGAACGGTGCAAATTTCAGAAAGGATTTTCTCCTCAACTTGTGGGTTTTGAATCACCAACCAAAAGAACCAACTCAGCGCGACCGATGACGTGTCACGTCCAGCTAGGATGAAGTTGAGCGCCACCTGTTGGAGGAATTTGTCGGAGTAGGAATTTTTCTTCATGAACCGAGACAACAAGTCATCATGTGGGGTCCCATTGCAAAGACCTTGTTGCTGG encodes the following:
- the LOC137711008 gene encoding cytochrome P450 86A22-like — encoded protein: MEASMALMILSAIAAYLFWFKMISRSMYGPRVWPVVGSLPGLIQNVNRMHDWIADNLRACGGTYQTCTCAIPFLARKQGLVTVTCDPKNLEHILKLRFDNYPKGPTWQAVFHDLLGDGIFNSDGDTWLFQRKTAALEFTTRTLRQAMARWVSRAIELRFCPVLETAQNEAKPVDLQDLLLRLTFDNICGLAFGKDPQTLAPGLPENEFANAFDGATEATLQRFILPEIIWKFKKWLGLGMEVSLNHSLHRIDKYLSAIINARKLELESQQQGLCNGTPHDDLLSRFMKKNSYSDKFLQQVALNFILAGRDTSSVALSWFFWLVIQNPQVEEKILSEICTVLMETRGSDTSKWVKEPLFFEEVDRLTYLKAALSETLRLYPSVPQDSKQTINDDILPSGTFVPAGSSITYSIYAISRMKFIWGEDCLEFKPERWLSSDGKKMEAQDSYKFVSFNAGPRICLGKDLAYLQMKSIAAAVLLRHRLAVVPGHRVEQKMSLTLFMKYGLRVNVHPRDLTPILAKIGKGGQCGKEDVDIVV